A window of the Camelus dromedarius isolate mCamDro1 chromosome 5, mCamDro1.pat, whole genome shotgun sequence genome harbors these coding sequences:
- the LOC105097634 gene encoding ribonuclease K6, translated as MGAPAWRPEKMGPWLLGRLLLVLLLGLWWAVPPLCALPEGLTRARWFEIQHIQPRPLPCNKAMSVVNSYTRHCKPENTFLHTSFQDVAAACDSPNITYKNSQNNCHEDPKPVHLTQCSLTAGRYPDCRYREAAEYKCYIVACDPPQKGDPPYALVPVHLDKVV; from the exons ATGGGAGCCCCAGCGTGGAGACCTG AAAAGATGGGGCCATGGCTTCTGGGACGCCTTCTCCTCGTGTTGCTGCTGGGACTATGGTGGGCAGTGCCTCCCCTTTGTGCTTTGCCTGAGGGTCTCACCAGGGCTCGATGGTTTGAAATTCAGCACATACAGCCGAGGCCTCTCCCGTGTAACAAGGCGATGAGTGTTGTCAATAGTTACACCCGGCACTGTAAGCCTGAAAACACCTTTCTGCACACCTCCTTCCAGGATGTGGCTGCTGCCTGTGATTCGCCAAACATCACATAtaagaacagccaaaacaattgCCACGAGGATCCGAAGCCCGTTCACCTGACTCAGTGCAGCCTCACTGCGGGCAGGTACCCTGACTGCCGCTACCGAGAGGCTGCCGAGTACAAGTGCTACATTGTGGCCTGTGACCCTCCTCAGAAGGGCGACCCTCCCTATGCGTTGGTTCCTGTGCACTTAGATAAGGTTGTTTGA